One genomic window of Ctenopharyngodon idella isolate HZGC_01 chromosome 18, HZGC01, whole genome shotgun sequence includes the following:
- the spata5l1 gene encoding spermatogenesis-associated protein 5-like protein 1 isoform X1, translated as MPLSFGHRQVFEMTNMKGLKVLPRDAVDSDTQRCRMGPTLMSRLRLRLGSPVLIRVLQGTCLCTAWPRQDLADGYLQISTQCATPDLSTQTLTGLTVNPPQIKPLKCLKLTCVTVKVFVQSTEHKRKVPEQSVQELLQGLYVHEGHLVDLSCAKAEIRFVLVEKVNSGSQKAGLVTARTRVDVSMIQTVKHLERQLLQVSASALGGVEDVYTSLKEMITFPLRYPGTLRQLGLSCPRGLLLIGPPGVGKTLLVRCAAKDVGATLVTVNGPEVTGSRPGESEENLRRMFDQARAEAEEGPCVLLIDEIDSLCPRRTGSSSAPENRLVAQLLTLMDAIGSHEGFVIIGATNQPDALDPALRRPGRFDREVIIGVPSLLQRRSILKTVCREMPLSPDVDLNAVAEMTCGYVGADLSALSREAALQTMRHSQAGASEAVSMQHFLRALRHVQPSCLRSSIGATDFKPISWEQIGGLEDVKLKLKQSIEWPMRFPEAFVRLGVSRPRGVLLYGPPGCAKTTLVKAAASSSHCTFLSLSGAELFSPYVGDSEKTLAQLFAEARACAPSIVFLDEIDSMVGSRADSASSHSVQSQVLSVLLTELDGVGFRTLERRSNSRKIAQLEEGEQEEARIHQMELQEVCNKDVLIVAATNRADVLDSALLRPGRLDQIIYVPPPDLEGRLAVLQICTKGVPLHQDVCLQDLAAQTERFSGADLENLCKEAALLALREEGPDVSCVRQKYFLKALQALSPSLSPEQHKQHFHSCLY; from the exons ATGCCACTTTCTTTTGGACATAGACAG GTTTTTGAGATGACGAACATGAAGGGTCTGAAAGTTCTTCCGCGAGATGCCGTGGACTCAGACACGCAGCGCTGTCGGATGGGCCCGACTCTGATGTCCAGGTTAAGACTGAGGCTGGGCTCTCCGGTTCTGATCCGGGTTCTGCAGGGGACATGTCTCTGCACTGCATGGCCACGGCAGGACCTTGCGGACGGATATCTGCAAATCAGCACCCAGTGTGCCACACCAGATCTCAGTACACAAACGCTCACCGGACTCACGGTCAACCCGCCGCAAATCAAACCACTGAAATGCCTCAAACTCACCTGTGTGACTGTGAAAGTGTTTGTGCAAAGTACAGAACACAAGAGGAAGGTTCCCGAGCAGAGCGTTCAGGAGCTGCTCCAAGGTCTTTATGTCCACGAGGGGCATTTAGTGGATCTGTCTTGTGCGAAAGCGGAAATCAGGTTTGTGTTGGTTGAGAAGGTGAACTCGGGCTCACAGAAAGCTGGTCTGGTTACAGCTAGAACCCGTGTGGACGTCAGCATGATACAGACGGTTAAACACCTGGAGAGGCAGCTGCTCCAGGTCTCGGCGTCGGCTCTGGGCGGCGTGGAGGACGTTTACACCTCGCTGAAAGAAATGATCACCTTTCCCTTGCGTTACCCGGGGACTCTGCGGCAGCTGGGCCTGTCGTGCCCACGAGGGCTACTGCTGATCGGGCCGCCCGGCGTCGGGAAGACCCTTCTGGTGCGCTGCGCTGCAAAGGACGTCGGAGCCACGCTAGTGACTGTAAACGGACCGGAAGTCACGGGTTCTCGACCCGGAGAGAGCGAGGAGAACCTGCGGCGGATGTTCGATCAGGCCCGGGCGGAAGCGGAGGAGGGTCCGTGCGTTCTGCTCATCGATGAGATCGACTCCCTGTGCCCGAGGCGGACGGGGAGCAGCAGCGCACCAGAGAACCGCCTCGTCGCACAGCTGCTGACGTTAATGGACGCCATCGGCAGTCATGAGGGTTTCGTCATCATCGGAGCCACAAACCAACCAGACGCTCTCGACCCAGCGCTCAGGAGACCCGGGAGGTTCGACAGAGAG GTGATCATCGGCGTTCCCTCGCTGCTGCAGAGGCGCAGTATTTTGAAGACCGTGTGCCGAGAGATGCCGCTCTCCCCTGATGTCGATCTGAATGCTGTTGCTGAAATGACCTGTGGCTACGTTGGGGCAGATCTGAGCGCGCTCAGTAGAGAGGCGGCGCTGCAGACCATGCGACACTCGCAG GCGGGAGCGAGCGAGGCGGTGTCGATGCAGCACTTCCTGCGAGCGCTGCGGCACGTGCAGCCGTCGTGTTTGAGGAGCAGTATCGGAGCGACTGACTTCAAACCCATCAGCTGGGAGCAGATCGGTGGGCTGGAGGACGTGAAGCTCAAACTCAAACAG AGTATCGAGTGGCCCATGAGGTTTCCAGAAGCATTCGTGCGGTTGGGCGTTTCTCGGCCCAGAGGAGTGTTGCTGTACGGGCCGCCCGGCTGCGCAAAGACGACACTGGTGAAAGCAGCAGCCTCTTCATCACACTGCACCTTCCTCTCCCTCAGTGGAGCCGAGCTGTTCTCTCCTTATGTGGGAGACTCCGAGAAAACACTCGCACAG TTGTTTGCTGAAGCGCGTGCGTGTGCGCCCTCCATCGTGTTCCTGGACGAGATCGACAGTATGGTGGGCTCTCGAGCGGACAGCGCTTCCTCTCACAGCGTGCAGTCGCAGGTTCTGTCTGTTCTGCTGACCGAGCTGGACGGGGTGGGATTTCGGACCTTGGAGAGGCGGAGCAACAGCAGAAAGATCGCTCAGTTAGAGGAAGGAGAGCAGGAGGAAGCCAGAATACATCAG ATGGAACTCCAGGAAGTGTGTAATAAGGATGTTTTGATTGTGGCTGCCACTAACAGAGCAGATGTTCTGGACAGCGCTCTGCTCAGACCCGGCCGACTCGACCAGATTATATACGTTCCTCCGCCAGACCTTGAG GGTCGTCTGGCCGTGCTGCAGATCTGCACTAAAGGCGTCCCGCTGCATCAGGACGTATGTTTGCAGGATCTGGCTGCTCAAACAGAGCGCTTCTCTGGAGCTGATCTAGAAAACCTGTGCAAAGAG GCGGCTCTTTTGGCCTTGCGTGAGGAAGGACCCGACGTTTCCTGCGTGAGGCAGAAGTATTTTCTGAAGGCGCTTCAGGCTTTGAGTCCATCACTGAGTCCTGAACAACATAAGCAACACTTTCACTCATGTctctattaa
- the c18h15orf48 gene encoding normal mucosa of esophagus-specific gene 1 protein, whose protein sequence is MFGGFVQMLKKRKELIPLIGFVGCAALGAATASIYFLLTKPDVILNKTSNPEPWEMLDPSKPQKLITINQQWKPVEELELVKKLTK, encoded by the exons ATGTTCGGAGGGTTTGTTCAAATGCTCAAGAAAAGGAAGGAG TTAATTCCTTTGATTGGGTTTGTCGGTTGTGCAGCACTTGGAGCAGCGACAGCCTCGATTTACTTCTTACTGACCAAACCGGATGTCAT TTTAAACAAGACAAGCAATCCGGAGCCTTGGGAGATGCTCGATCCATCAAAACCACAGAAG CTGATAACGATTAACCAGCAGTGGAAGCCGGTGGAGGAGCTGGAGCTGGTGAAGAAACTGACCAAATGA
- the spata5l1 gene encoding spermatogenesis-associated protein 5-like protein 1 isoform X2, with product MTNMKGLKVLPRDAVDSDTQRCRMGPTLMSRLRLRLGSPVLIRVLQGTCLCTAWPRQDLADGYLQISTQCATPDLSTQTLTGLTVNPPQIKPLKCLKLTCVTVKVFVQSTEHKRKVPEQSVQELLQGLYVHEGHLVDLSCAKAEIRFVLVEKVNSGSQKAGLVTARTRVDVSMIQTVKHLERQLLQVSASALGGVEDVYTSLKEMITFPLRYPGTLRQLGLSCPRGLLLIGPPGVGKTLLVRCAAKDVGATLVTVNGPEVTGSRPGESEENLRRMFDQARAEAEEGPCVLLIDEIDSLCPRRTGSSSAPENRLVAQLLTLMDAIGSHEGFVIIGATNQPDALDPALRRPGRFDREVIIGVPSLLQRRSILKTVCREMPLSPDVDLNAVAEMTCGYVGADLSALSREAALQTMRHSQAGASEAVSMQHFLRALRHVQPSCLRSSIGATDFKPISWEQIGGLEDVKLKLKQSIEWPMRFPEAFVRLGVSRPRGVLLYGPPGCAKTTLVKAAASSSHCTFLSLSGAELFSPYVGDSEKTLAQLFAEARACAPSIVFLDEIDSMVGSRADSASSHSVQSQVLSVLLTELDGVGFRTLERRSNSRKIAQLEEGEQEEARIHQMELQEVCNKDVLIVAATNRADVLDSALLRPGRLDQIIYVPPPDLEGRLAVLQICTKGVPLHQDVCLQDLAAQTERFSGADLENLCKEAALLALREEGPDVSCVRQKYFLKALQALSPSLSPEQHKQHFHSCLY from the exons ATGACGAACATGAAGGGTCTGAAAGTTCTTCCGCGAGATGCCGTGGACTCAGACACGCAGCGCTGTCGGATGGGCCCGACTCTGATGTCCAGGTTAAGACTGAGGCTGGGCTCTCCGGTTCTGATCCGGGTTCTGCAGGGGACATGTCTCTGCACTGCATGGCCACGGCAGGACCTTGCGGACGGATATCTGCAAATCAGCACCCAGTGTGCCACACCAGATCTCAGTACACAAACGCTCACCGGACTCACGGTCAACCCGCCGCAAATCAAACCACTGAAATGCCTCAAACTCACCTGTGTGACTGTGAAAGTGTTTGTGCAAAGTACAGAACACAAGAGGAAGGTTCCCGAGCAGAGCGTTCAGGAGCTGCTCCAAGGTCTTTATGTCCACGAGGGGCATTTAGTGGATCTGTCTTGTGCGAAAGCGGAAATCAGGTTTGTGTTGGTTGAGAAGGTGAACTCGGGCTCACAGAAAGCTGGTCTGGTTACAGCTAGAACCCGTGTGGACGTCAGCATGATACAGACGGTTAAACACCTGGAGAGGCAGCTGCTCCAGGTCTCGGCGTCGGCTCTGGGCGGCGTGGAGGACGTTTACACCTCGCTGAAAGAAATGATCACCTTTCCCTTGCGTTACCCGGGGACTCTGCGGCAGCTGGGCCTGTCGTGCCCACGAGGGCTACTGCTGATCGGGCCGCCCGGCGTCGGGAAGACCCTTCTGGTGCGCTGCGCTGCAAAGGACGTCGGAGCCACGCTAGTGACTGTAAACGGACCGGAAGTCACGGGTTCTCGACCCGGAGAGAGCGAGGAGAACCTGCGGCGGATGTTCGATCAGGCCCGGGCGGAAGCGGAGGAGGGTCCGTGCGTTCTGCTCATCGATGAGATCGACTCCCTGTGCCCGAGGCGGACGGGGAGCAGCAGCGCACCAGAGAACCGCCTCGTCGCACAGCTGCTGACGTTAATGGACGCCATCGGCAGTCATGAGGGTTTCGTCATCATCGGAGCCACAAACCAACCAGACGCTCTCGACCCAGCGCTCAGGAGACCCGGGAGGTTCGACAGAGAG GTGATCATCGGCGTTCCCTCGCTGCTGCAGAGGCGCAGTATTTTGAAGACCGTGTGCCGAGAGATGCCGCTCTCCCCTGATGTCGATCTGAATGCTGTTGCTGAAATGACCTGTGGCTACGTTGGGGCAGATCTGAGCGCGCTCAGTAGAGAGGCGGCGCTGCAGACCATGCGACACTCGCAG GCGGGAGCGAGCGAGGCGGTGTCGATGCAGCACTTCCTGCGAGCGCTGCGGCACGTGCAGCCGTCGTGTTTGAGGAGCAGTATCGGAGCGACTGACTTCAAACCCATCAGCTGGGAGCAGATCGGTGGGCTGGAGGACGTGAAGCTCAAACTCAAACAG AGTATCGAGTGGCCCATGAGGTTTCCAGAAGCATTCGTGCGGTTGGGCGTTTCTCGGCCCAGAGGAGTGTTGCTGTACGGGCCGCCCGGCTGCGCAAAGACGACACTGGTGAAAGCAGCAGCCTCTTCATCACACTGCACCTTCCTCTCCCTCAGTGGAGCCGAGCTGTTCTCTCCTTATGTGGGAGACTCCGAGAAAACACTCGCACAG TTGTTTGCTGAAGCGCGTGCGTGTGCGCCCTCCATCGTGTTCCTGGACGAGATCGACAGTATGGTGGGCTCTCGAGCGGACAGCGCTTCCTCTCACAGCGTGCAGTCGCAGGTTCTGTCTGTTCTGCTGACCGAGCTGGACGGGGTGGGATTTCGGACCTTGGAGAGGCGGAGCAACAGCAGAAAGATCGCTCAGTTAGAGGAAGGAGAGCAGGAGGAAGCCAGAATACATCAG ATGGAACTCCAGGAAGTGTGTAATAAGGATGTTTTGATTGTGGCTGCCACTAACAGAGCAGATGTTCTGGACAGCGCTCTGCTCAGACCCGGCCGACTCGACCAGATTATATACGTTCCTCCGCCAGACCTTGAG GGTCGTCTGGCCGTGCTGCAGATCTGCACTAAAGGCGTCCCGCTGCATCAGGACGTATGTTTGCAGGATCTGGCTGCTCAAACAGAGCGCTTCTCTGGAGCTGATCTAGAAAACCTGTGCAAAGAG GCGGCTCTTTTGGCCTTGCGTGAGGAAGGACCCGACGTTTCCTGCGTGAGGCAGAAGTATTTTCTGAAGGCGCTTCAGGCTTTGAGTCCATCACTGAGTCCTGAACAACATAAGCAACACTTTCACTCATGTctctattaa
- the slc30a4 gene encoding zinc transporter 4: MSGSGLMGRVRSAFRRPTDSWHLSDTAAFDFSDDLEDDEMPKFSQLKVVVSGEADEFPAAANGTTVSTLVVDDDDSLLGSSSSLVTADACDGCRRNRESDKRRKVMRKLGFAAALYFLFMIGELIGGYVANSLAIMTDALHMLTDLIGIIVSLLALWLSAKPPTYRFTFGLHRLEVLSAGISVLLIYILTGVLVNEAAQRTIHQDFTIDGDVMLITAAVGVAVNLLMGFLLNQSGHLHSHGHGHGHSHGSQGRGQGQGQRGHGSLAVRAAFIHALGDLVQSIGVLIAAYIVRFKPEYKLADPICTYLFSVLVLFSTFQIIRDTGIILLEGVPRHVDVSGIRADLLKLQHVECVEELKLWALTADKTAAIVHLQLVPGIVGNWEEVQANARRLLMTSHGVTHCTVQLQTQRQGAPQSCTHCLTSSA; this comes from the exons ATGTCCGGCTCCGGATTGATGGGTCGTGTGAGGTCGGCGTTCCGTCGGCCGACGGACAGCTGGCACCTGAGCGACACGGCGGCCTTCGACTTCTCCGACGACCTGGAGGACGACGAGATGCCCAAGTTCAGCCAGCTGAAGGTGGTGGTGTCCGGAGAGGCGGACGAGTTCCCCGCCGCTGCCAACGGGACGACGGTCAGTACGCTGGTGGTGGACGACGACGACTCCCTGCTGGGCTCCTCGTCGAGTCTGGTGACGGCGGACGCGTGCGACGGCTGCCGCAGGAACAGAGAGAGCGACAAACGTAGGAAGGTGATGAGGAAGTTGGGCTTCGCCGCGGCGCTCTACTTCCTGTTCATGATCGGCGAGCTGATAG GTGGGTACGTGGCCAACAGTCTGGCCATCATGACGGACGCGCTGCACATGCTGACGGATCTGATCGGGATCATCGTGTCGCTGCTGGCGCTCTGGCTCTCGGCAAAACCACCGACCTACAGATTCACCTTCGGCCTCCATCGGCTCG aggtGTTGTCAGCAGGTATTAGTGTGTTGCTGATCTATATTCTGACGGGTGTGCTGGTGAACGAAGCCGCACAGAGAACGATTCATCAGGACTTCACCATCGACGGAGATGTAATGCTGATCACGGCTGCGGTGGGCGTCGCCGTCAACCTGCT gatGGGCTTCCTCCTCAATCAGTCCGGGCATCTTCATTCACATGGCCACGGCCACGGCCACTCTCACGGGTCACAGGGGCGGGGTCAAGGTCAGGGTCAGCGGGGTCACGGCAGTCTGGCGGTGCGAGCGGCCTTCATCCACGCTCTGGGCGATCTGGTCCAGAGCATCGGTGTGCTCATCGCCGCGTACATCGTCAGGTTTAAG ccgGAGTATAAGCTGGCGGATCCCATCTGTACGTACCTGTTCTCCGTGCTGGTGCTGTTCAGCACATTCCAGATCATCAGAGACACCGGCATCATTCTGCTGGAGG GTGTGCCGCGTCATGTGGACGTGTCTGGTATCCGAGCGGACCTGCTGAAGCTGCAGCACGTGGAGTGTGTGGAGGAGCTGAAGCTCTGGGCTCTGACGGCCGACAAAACCGCAGCCATCGTTCACCTGCAGCTCG TGCCAGGGATTGTGGGTAACTGGGAGGAAGTGCAGGCGAACGCACGACGCCTGCTGATGACGTCACACGGTGTGACGCACTGTACGGTGCAGCTGCAGACGCAGAGACAGGGGGCGCCACAGTCCTGCACACACTGCCTCACATCCAGTGCCTGA